One window of the Papaver somniferum cultivar HN1 unplaced genomic scaffold, ASM357369v1 unplaced-scaffold_23, whole genome shotgun sequence genome contains the following:
- the LOC113340780 gene encoding EG45-like domain containing protein — protein sequence MTKSHHHHHHHHLLHFLFIITNFFDFSGADVGTATRYSPPYLPTACYSTDVSQFPANNQFASAGEGIWDNGASCGRQYLVRCISASAQGFCILGVTIAVTIVDRGVSSISYPIVANTTMTLSAATFAMIGDASASEINIEFQQI from the exons ATGACGAaatctcaccaccaccaccaccaccaccaccttctccacttcCTCTTTATCATCACAAACTTCTTTGATTTCTCCGGTGCTGATGTCGGAACTGCAACCAGATACAGTCCCCCATATCTAC CTACAGCTTGTTACAGTACTGACGTGAGTCAGTTTCCTGCAAACAATCAATTTGCATCCGCTGGTGAAGGCATTTGGGATAATGGAGCTTCATGTGGAAGACAATATCTCGTGAGATGTATAAGTGCTTCAGCGCAAGGATTTTGTATACTTGGTGTTACGATTGCGGTTACTATTGTTGACCGAGGAGTTAGTTCGATTTCATACCCTATTGTTGCAAATACAACGATGACTCTATCCGCTGCTACGTTCGCGATGATTGGGGATGCATCTGCTTCTGAAATCAACATAGAATTCCAACA GATTTAA
- the LOC113340781 gene encoding EG45-like domain containing protein, with product MSMLQLLFLQWFLPFMIFSDLFIISNGDVGTAARYGSPYIPSACFGNDQAQFPTSNLFGSAGEGIWDNGASCGREYLVRCISSSKQQACISGVTIQIKIVDRANTSVSQPSSPGTTIVLSEPAFSMIADASASTDINIDFQQV from the exons ATGTCAATGCTTCAGCTTCTCTTCCTTCAATGGTTTCTCCCCTTCATGATATTTTCAGATCTCTTCATTATTTCCAATGGTGATGTAGGCACTGCTGCTCGATACGGTTCCCCTTATATAC CTTCAGCTTGTTTCGGAAATGATCAAGCTCAATTTCCTACAAGTAATCTCTTTGGATCAGCTGGAGAAGGAATTTGGGATAATGGAGCGTCATGTGGGAGGGAATACCTAGTGAGATGTATCAGTTCTTCGAAGCAACAAGCGTGTATTTCGGGTGTTACAATTCAGATTAAGATTGTTGATCGGGCAAATACTTCCGTATCTCAACCATCGAGTCCAGGAACAACTATTGTTCTCTCTGAACCTGCCTTTTCCATGATAGCAGATGCATCTGCTTCGACAGATATCAACATCGACTTCCAGCA GGTCTGA
- the LOC113340779 gene encoding pentatricopeptide repeat-containing protein At5g16640, mitochondrial-like, with product MVATISRLIQRKFNHTVYLFQSISLSSAAQRTTGKCRYSNILNLDLLFFPIFRRFFTDDSLGSSSKRRLVSKQEYELEELDNGVSLKFGLDRRRNHNEEKEVVQIVELIKRDGSELESKINLMDVNISLDLVRKVFRRLNYDGVSGLHFFCWLSETHIDIKRSSVFCSMIIDNLGRVEDYDSMVVLFKDFSRKGICLSENAFAFLADSLEDECKGIDNVRKIVELLNEAGGSAGRSGIFYLIKMLCILKAFDLAVFVMEETARRTSYYNVLVWAKCRGSQFQEARELFGEMRRYGCYPNSNTYNYLLGSLCKDGRIGEACSLVEVMNELGYMPDAITFEIFIFHACRQDRLDFAMEFLNQMISGGLEPRLTTHAAFIKGYFNSNRFQEAYKFVVDMAVRYKYSGNVNYSLLASLHHKKGKLLDARDILVLMIEKGLKPNFPVYVKVSKDLYKAGMSHLAADLKSRFSKLNSG from the coding sequence ATGGTGGCtacaatctcacgtctcattcaGAGAAAATTTAATCACACTGTCTACTTATTTCAATCAATTTCATTGTCCTCTGCTGCTCAAAGAACCACTGGTAAATGTAGATACTCTAATATCTTAAATCTTGATTTGTTATTTTTCCCCATTTTTCGTCGATTTTTTACGGATGATTCTTTAGGGTCGTCGTCTAAGCGGCGATTGGTTTCGAAACAAGAGTATGAATTAGAGGAGTTAGATAATGGTGTTAGTCTTAAATTTGGATtagatagaagaagaaatcataatGAGGAAAAAGAGGTTGTTCAAATTGTAGAATTGATAAAAAGAGATGGAAGTGAGTTGGAGAGTAAGATTAATCTGATGGATGtgaatatctctcttgatttagTTAGGAAGGTTTTTCGGCGCTTGAATTATGATGGAGTGTCAGGTTTGCATTTCTTTTGCTGGCTTAGTGAAACACATATTGATATTAAGAGGAGTTCTGTGTTTTGTAGTATGATTATTGATAATCTGGGTAGAGTAGAGGATTACGATTCGATGGTGGTTCTATTTAAGGATTTTTCTCGAAAAGGAATTTGTTTATCTGAAAACGCATTTGCATTTCTAGCTGACTCTTTAGAGGATGAATGTAAAGGTATAGATAATGTGAGAAAAATTGTTGAATTGTTGAATGAAGCTGGGGGTTCAGCTGGGAGATCTGGGATATTTTATTTGATTAAGATGTTATGTATATTGAAAGCTTTCGATTTGGCTGTCTTTGTGATGGAGGAAACAGCAAGGAGGACTTCTTATTACAATGTTCTCGTCTGGGCCAAGTGTCGTGGTAGTCAGTTCCAAGAAGCGAGGGAGTTGTTTGGTGAGATGAGGAGATATGGTTGTTATCCGAATTCCAATACTTACAACTATTTGCTTGGTAGCCTCTGCAAGGACGGAAGAATTGGCGAAGCTTGTAGCTTGGTTGAGGTAATGAATGAGTTGGGGTATATGCCTGATGCTATTACCTTTGAGATATTCATTTTTCATGCCTGTCGACAAGATAGGTTGGATTTTGCAATGGAATTCCTtaatcagatgatttctggaggTCTTGAACCTCGGCTAACGACTCATGCAGCTTTCATCAAGGGTTACTTCAACTCTAATAGATTCCAGGAAGCATATAAATTTGTTGTTGATATGGCTGTGAGGTATAAGTACTCTGGTAATGTGAATTATAGTTTGCTTGCAAGCCTTCATCATAAAAAGGGAAAGTTGCTCGATGCTCGAGATATTCTTGTTCTGATGATTGAAAAGGGGCTCAAACCCAATTTTCCTGTTTATGTCAAAGTATCAAAGGATCTCTATAAAGCTGGTATGAGCCATTTGGCTGCGGATCTTAAGAGTAGATTCTCGAAGCTCAATTCAGGCTGA